A window from Drosophila yakuba strain Tai18E2 chromosome 3L, Prin_Dyak_Tai18E2_2.1, whole genome shotgun sequence encodes these proteins:
- the LOC6533900 gene encoding histone acetyltransferase KAT2A: MSGGPSITLKSQPIDGNNTGNAAAQQQQQGANGAASAGASGGTAGTAQNPGHGGAAGGAGSVPAEGTRQNSLQRIQQRKLKVFNLPVPQKLAKLSMYSACQSEGCRCTGWKTPQENRHRDVESSYCPEFNEECRNASCRHSLKSHIAHLDNISSSSMDELLGAIIDMENLFMSMQRVEDEDTKKVYLYLFRLLRQCVLTRQQAVIRGPLGDPPFEAPCITKAVLSLVFYKYHHLNTPELQTMTEVAKTFLNFLNHYNFESPSTRRGDLTHEDASNYKINYTRWLVFCHVPAFCNSLRQFETSLVFGRTLLRTVFQCMSQQLKKKCISERDRFPEDKRSIITQMPKFLETLRAELLKDDSPIWDPNYRPPNSFVIQQRKRHQEVATVPIGPSVASIGGTKRASVGEPLQKRIKKEPTERPSSENLDDLPTDVVMHAMKSVSESKTTNKAEILFPVNVSRDENVKAEEQKRAIEFHVVGNSLTKPVDKQTVLWLLGLQLVFAYQLPEMPREYISQLVFDTKHKTLALIKENQPIGGICFRPFPSQGFTEIVFCAVTMSEQVKGYGTHLMNHLKDYSIQRGIKHLLTFADCDAIGYFKKQGFSKDIKLARPVYAGYIKEYDSATLMHCELHPSIVNTQFIAVIRNQSEILKELIAQRHNEVQKVRPGLTCFKEGLPSIPVESIPGLREIGWKPQMRPARSSRPLEESSDPEKLATSFASVLQSVRQHTTAWPFLRPVTAAEVPDYYDHIKYPMDLKTMGERLKKGYYQTRRLFMADMARIFSNCRFYNSPDTEYYRCANSLERYFQTKMRELGLWDK, from the exons ATGTCTGGTGGTCCATCCATAACGCTGAAAAGCCAACCAATCGATGGTAACAACACGGGCAACGCTGCggcgcaacagcagcagcagggagcGAATGGCGCAGCATCCGCTGGTGCATCTGGAGGCACCGCTGGCACCGCCCAGAATCCAGGACACGGAGGGGCTGCGGGCGGCGCAGGCAGTGTGCCGGCGGAGGGAACGCGTCAGAACAGCCTGCAGCGGATCCAGCAGCGAAAGCTGAAGGTCTTCAATCTGCCCGTGCCACAGAAATTGGCCAAACTGTCGATGTATTCCGCCTGCCAGTCGGAAGGATGCCGCTGCACCGGCTGGAAAACACCGCAGGAAAATCGCCATCGCGACGTGGAGTCCTCCTACTGTCCGGAGTTCAACGAGGAGTGCCGCAACGCTAGCTGTCGCCATTCCCTGAAATCGCACATAGCCCATCTGGACAATATATCCAGTTCCAGCATGGACGAGTTACTAGGCGCCATCATAGACATGGAGAACCTGTTCATGTCCATGCAGCGCGTCGAGGACGAGGACACCAAGAAGGTGTACCTGTATCTCTTCCGTTTGCTGCGCCAGTGCGTCCTCACGCGCCAGCAGGCGGTCATCCGCGGTCCGCTTGGAGATCCGCCATTCGAGGCGCCCTGCATCACCAAGGCTGTGCTGTCGCTGGTCTTCTACAAGTACCATCACCTGAACACGCCTGAACTCCAGACCATGACCGAGGTGGCCAAGACGTTCTTGAACTTTCTGAACCACTACAACTTTGAATCGCCGTCGACCAGAAGGGGAGATCTCACCCACGAGGATGCCTCTAACTACAAAATTAACTACACTAGGTGGTTGGTCTTCTGCCACGTGCCCGCCTTTTGTAACTCCCTGCGCCAATTTGAAACGTCCCTAGTCTTTGGACGAACGCTCCTGCGCACCGTATTCCAGTGCATGTCGCAGCAGCTGAAAAAGAAGTGCATCTCCGAGCGGGATCGCTTTCCCGAGGACAAGCGTTCGATCATCACGCAGATGCCGAAATTTCTGGAAACCCTTCGCGCCGAATTGCTCAAGGATGATTCGCCCATCTGGGATCCCAACTACCGCCCGCCAAATTCCTTTGTCATCCAGCAGCGAAAGCGTCACCAGGAGGTGGCAACTGTACCCATCGGTCCTAGTGTAGCCAGCATTGGAGGCACAAAGAGGGCCAGTGTGGGTGAACCGCTCCAAAAGAGAATCAAAAAGGAGCCCACAGAGCGACCAAGCAG TGAGAATTTGGATGACCTGCCCACGGATGTGGTGATGCACGCCATGAAATCGGTGTCAGAGTcaaagaccaccaacaagGCGGAGATACTCTTCCCGGTAAATGTGTCGCGCGATGAGAACGTGAAGGCGGAGGAGCAGAAGCGAGCCATCGAGTTCCATGTGGTGGGCAATTCGCTGACCAAACCGGTGGACAAGCAGACGGTTTTGTGGCTACTGGGCCTGCAGCTCGTATTTGCCTATCAGCTACCCGAGATGCCACGCGAGTACATCAGCCAGCTGGTCTTCGACACCAAGCACAAAACCCTGGCGCTCATCAAGGAAAACCAGCCCATCGGCGGCATCTGCTTCCGCCCGTTCCCGTCGCAGGGTTTCACCGAGATCGTATTCTGTGCGGTCACCATGTCGGAACAAGTTAAGGGCTATGGAACGCACTTGATGAACCACTTGAAGGACTACAGCATACAGAGAGGCATCAAACATCTGCTCACATTCGCCGATTGCGATGCCATCGGGTATTTCAAGAAGCAGGGTTTCTCCAAGGACATCAAGTTGGCGCGACCAGTTTATGCCGGCTATATCAAGGAGTACGACAGTGCCACTCTGATGCACTGCGAGCTACACCCGAGCATTGTGAACACGCAGTTCATTGCTG TGATTCGCAACCAGAGCGAGATTCTGAAGGAGCTCATCGCACAACGCCACAACGAGGTGCAGAAAGTAAGACCCGGCTTGACTTGCTTCAAGGAGGGTCTGCCCTCCATTCCCGTGGAATCGATTCCTGGTCTACGAGAGATCGGCTGGAAGCCACAAATGCGCCCGGCACGCTCATCGCGACCCCTCGAGGAATCCTCCGATCCGGAGAAGCTGGCCACGTCCTTTGCATCCGTGCTGCAGTCCGTGCGCCAACACACCACCGCCTGGCCCTTCCTGCGTCCGGTGACGGCGGCCGAGGTTCCGGACTACTACGATCATATCAAGTATCCCATGGACCTGAAGACCATGGGAGAACGCCTGAAGAAGGGATACTACCAAACGCGCCGCCTGTTCATGGCAGACATGGCCCGCATCTTCTCCAACTGTCGGTTCTACAACTCGCCCGACACTGAGTATTATCGGTGTGCCAACTCCCTGGAGCGCTATTTCCAGACCAAAATGCGCGAGCTGGGGCTGTGGGACAAATGA
- the LOC6533901 gene encoding uncharacterized protein LOC6533901 — translation MDCNQSFEDIESQLDNFVIRKKQIREKTAGKCGPEVHENVPLTISQIQRVTQDAENENVFITDDVHPIHFCTCIVYAFVAGNGTHNESFMKYMIDDGTGSLEASISKRPFHGRIVTSLYNEASSLASTETYKSIAVSLMRLLQASMEYIDPTRISRGQSLFLRGRPNKFRGKMGLDAFSFCIDSGKSRDMEIGFVDYLTDWHRRYKTTQSSTEK, via the coding sequence ATGGATTGCAATCAGAGCTTCGAGGACATTGAAAGCCAGCTGGATAACTTCGTGATACGCAAGAAGCAAATAAGAGAAAAGACAGCCGGAAAGTGTGGTCCGGAGGTCCACGAAAACGTCCCGCTGACCATATCCCAGATCCAGCGAGTAACCCAGGAtgcggaaaatgaaaatgtattcaTCACAGACGACGTGCATCCGATTCACTTCTGCACCTGCATCGTGTACGCCTTTGTGGCTGGCAATGGCACCCACAACGAGTCCTTCATGAAGTACATGATCGACGATGGCACCGGCTCCCTGGAGGCCAGCATTAGCAAGAGGCCATTCCACGGACGGATCGTCACCAGCCTGTACAATGAAGCCAGTTCGCTGGCCTCCACCGAAACCTACAAGAGCATTGCCGTCAGCTTGATGCGTTTGCTGCAAGCGTCCATGGAGTACATAGATCCAACGCGCATCTCGAGGGGCCAAAGCCTGTTCCTGCGTGGTCGACCGAATAAGTTCCGGGGAAAGATGGGTTTGGACGCCTTTTCGTTCTGCATAGACAGTGGCAAATCTCGGGATATGGAAATTGGCTTCGTGGACTACCTGACCGACTGGCACCGAAGGTACAAAACGACACAGAGTTCGACAGAGAAATAG